From a single Equus asinus isolate D_3611 breed Donkey chromosome 2, EquAss-T2T_v2, whole genome shotgun sequence genomic region:
- the C2H1orf198 gene encoding uncharacterized protein C1orf198 homolog isoform X2 produces MEFSISSLSIQEPSCGAATSEPRQLSKVSQGSQALRSSQGSKSSSLDALGPTRKEEEASFWKINAERSRGEGPEAEFQSLTPSQIKSMEKGEKVLPASYRQDPALKDKEVKVERPSNLRQEQRVLPSISLEHERPQPVQTCTSTLNETTRSEPMGKLLSPEARQEDAEDVEDALFSEPMPAQVSSSNVVLKTGFDFLDNW; encoded by the exons ATGGAGTTCAGCATCTCCTCCTTATCCATCCAAGAGCCGAGCTGCGGCGCTGCCACCAGCGAGCCGAGGCAACTCTCCAAAGTTTCTCAGGGCTCGCAGGCCCTCCGATCTTCCCAGGGCAGCAAGTCCTCCAGCCTGGACGCTCTGGGTCCTACCCGGAAGGAAGAAGAAGCATCCTTCTGGAAGATCAATGCAGAGCGGTCCCGGGGCGAGGGGCCTGAGGCTGAGTTCCAGTCGCTGACCCCCAGCCAGATCAAGTCCATGGAGAAAGGTGAAAAGGTCTTGCCTGCCTCTTATCGGCAGGACCCCGCCCTGAAGGACAAGGAGGTCAAAGTGGAAAGGCCCAGCAACCTCCGCCAGGAGCAGCGTGTCCTTCCCAGCATCAGTCTCGAGCACGAGAGGCCCCAGCCTGTCCAGACCTGCACCAGCACCTTGAACGAAACCACCCGCTCTGAGCCCATGGGGAAGCTGCTCTCTCCCGAGGCCAGGCAGGAAGATGCGGAGGATGTGGAGGATGCTCTGTTCTCGGAACCCATGCCTGCACAG GTCAGCTCAAGTAATGTCGTCTTGAAGACAGGATTTGATTTTCTGGACAATTGGTAA